The Apteryx mantelli isolate bAptMan1 unplaced genomic scaffold, bAptMan1.hap1 HAP1_SCAFFOLD_20, whole genome shotgun sequence genome contains the following window.
ccatgtacttcttcctcctcaacctctccctcctcgaccttggcactatctccaccactgtccccaaatccatggccaattctctgtggaacaccagggccatttcctacttgggatgtgctgcccaggtcttcctggctttcttcttgtttggaggagagtattatcttctcactgttatggcgtatgaccgctacaatgccatctgcagacccctgcactatgggaccatcatgggcaccagagcttgtgccaaaatggcagcagctgcctgggccagtggttttctcactgctgtgctgcacactgctaacacattttcaatgccactctgcgaAGGCAATGTTGtcgagcagttcttctgtgaagttccccagatcctcaagctctcctgctcagactcctacctcagggaagttgggcttcttgtgcttagtgcctgtttagtctttgggtgtttcattttcattgtgctgtcctacgtgcagatcttcactgctgtgctgaggatcccctctgagcagggacgacacaaagccttttccacgtgcctgcctcacctggccgtggtctccctatttgtcagcactgcaatgtttgcctacctgaagcccccctctctctcctccacagctctggatctggtggtggctgttctgtacgcaatggtgcctccagcagtgaacccgctcatctacagcatgaggaacaaggagctcaaagatgccctgaggaaagtgatttcatggacatttttcagcagtggtaaaattgcctttgctctccacaaatgactccccctgtgtcccataccaggactgagcgttgtttgttcactgtatttttattattactattgttataattattattattattatttgctatcatgttgctacacaaatgtttggattcattccacttttcctgatcctgctctgtctcacctggtacccacataaaattgtgtctaacgctgcatcagagctgactcccacacagcatctctgtaataaaatctgttctacccagtgcagtgcctgaaggctgggcttttcttccaaagctggtgtcaagaagaggcctaaggaattgcatgtcaaaagggcctgctgggcagagttgtccatgggtttagaagcaaaaagctcataatcatgtaatgatctcttagagaccaagggctggatttaggactcgcccGTTGGTGTCCAGTAATagtggagatgatgaattgtcaatgatgatgtacacacccagggccattccacactTTAAAAACCtgtcagatgcctgtcctcctggaggggaatctggaggtgccaggagagctcaggggatctcctgggaccgtgtgtgcctggggtgggcagtgagtggagcctcacaaagggagaggtcctccaaggtggagtcacctaagggtaaagtgctaaacccaggtatccgtggtcaaaggaggactctgccatcccagcagaggcagtggggacccatctggcatggggaagggaaactggagagtgattcatgtcgtcagtgtgataccaggggcaagatgtagaggagCACCTGGACACAACgagcacccttggaaatgctccctagtccctccaagcacctgccacatccacagtccctggagggaatAGAgaccatgatccccatttggttgggtctgcttcccaccctgtccagcatggccagtgcagagtgaccccgtggccctgtggccccacagcccgctcactctgcagagcagcaccatcagctcggggccctgcggcagaagaggggagggggtgtgggaatggccaatgagatcagaggagggattgggagagatgagaaggaagtggaactgggcttgaaattgccaacgTTTAATCCAAGACagtgttcagagtgtgggcacactgaagtgagctcccagtgcagagccagaagtccttgctctgctggccctccacatggcctgggaagtgtctgaagaaggattaacactccccaccctcccagcttcttgtgccatcatccctcctgacaaCTGGCACCAAAAaggaggctgggagcccttgtgggagcttgtgttgaaggaagcagcacccaggagccatatgagtttgctgctgtccctcaggccctgtccccagcacatctccttcagacaaaatgtgtgtcttcagacacccagTGTGCTGGTCCATATCCCggatgtcacccccagacaaggctccaggcccagctggaggactgtgcatccagctgtgagcccagggatgACGAGCCCTCTCCCGGGTCCTCTGcatggctggcagggagcatgcagaggaggtcctgggaccatctactgaGCCCGTGAACcatcctcccatgggggccctcaggcagggtctgtcagaacaaagatctggCTCAGATTGTTGttgcaggagcagagaggagaaactgccgcaggaaactcctcccagacccagcccctcat
Protein-coding sequences here:
- the LOC136996082 gene encoding olfactory receptor 14A16-like, which gives rise to MSNGSSLNEFLLLAFSDTRELQLLHFSLFLGIYLAALLGNGLIITAVACDHRLHTPMYFFLLNLSLLDLGTISTTVPKSMANSLWNTRAISYLGCAAQVFLAFFLFGGEYYLLTVMAYDRYNAICRPLHYGTIMGTRACAKMAAAAWASGFLTAVLHTANTFSMPLCEGNVVEQFFCEVPQILKLSCSDSYLREVGLLVLSACLVFGCFIFIVLSYVQIFTAVLRIPSEQGRHKAFSTCLPHLAVVSLFVSTAMFAYLKPPSLSSTALDLVVAVLYAMVPPAVNPLIYSMRNKELKDALRKVISWTF